The following coding sequences lie in one Zonotrichia leucophrys gambelii isolate GWCS_2022_RI chromosome 4A, RI_Zleu_2.0, whole genome shotgun sequence genomic window:
- the CCNB3 gene encoding G2/mitotic-specific cyclin-B3 isoform X1, translating into MACSQRPRERMPLPRNAKMLSTKQSRAGKAGPAAENVNPEKPLLQEESCHAKRSSSSPQGGPKKRSAFGDITNARKNQVVAGKKESAKVAPPKAQRAHNTLGVAKNNEINLKKSTKKTPPPAPAEPKEDPAPEKSVQEPKPPEQRVPAVEDIDKEQLGDPYANAEYAKEIFEYMREREEKFMLPDYMEKQTDISGDMRAILVDWMVEVQENFELNHETLYLAVKLVDHYLVEVVSMREKLQLIGSTAILIASKFEERCPPCVDDFLYICDDAYKREELIAMEMSILSTLKFDINIPIPYRFLRRFAKCARATMETLTLARFLCEMTLQEYDYARESPSKLAASCLLLALTMKNLGGWTPTLEYYSGYSAQDLHPLVKRLNFLLTYQPRDKLNAVRSKYSHRVFFEVAKVTPMDMLKLEETLTSS; encoded by the exons ATGG CTTGCTCACAGAGACCAAGGGAAAGGATGCCATTGCCACGCAATGCCAAGATGCTGAGCACCAAGCAGTCCCGAGCAGGCAAGGCAGGGCCTGCTGCAGAGAACGTCAATCCTGAGAAG CCTCTACTGCAGGAGGAGAGCTGTCATGCCAAGCGGTCTTCATCCTCACCCCAGGGCGGGCCCAAGAAGAGATCAGCGTTTGGAGACATCACCAAT GCTCGCAAGAACCAGGTGGTGGCAGGGAAGAAGGAGTCTGCAAAGGTTGCTCCACCCAAGGCGCAGAGGGCACATAATACCTTAGGGGTGGCCAAGAACAACGAGATCAACCTAAAAAA gtCAACGAAGAAAACTcccccaccagctcctgcagagcccaaaGAAGATCCTGCGCCAGAGAAGTCTGTACAGGAACCGAAGCCCCCTGAGCAGAGG GTGCCAGCAGTGGAGGACATTGacaaggagcagctgggtgaCCCCTACGCCAATGCAGAGTATGCCAAGGAGATCTTTGAATACATGCGGGAAAGAGAG GAAAAATTCATGCTTCCTGACTACATGGAGAAGCAGACAGACATCAGTGGGGACATGCGTGCTATCCTTGTGGACTGGATGGTGGAGGTGCAG GAGAACTTTGAGCTGAACCATGAGACACTGTACCTGGCTGTGAAGCTAGTAGACCACTACCTGGTGGAGGTGGTGAGCATGagagagaagctgcagctcaTCGGCTCCACTGCCATCCTCATTGCCTCCAAATTTGAG GAGCGGTGCCCACCGTGTGTGGATGACTTCCTCTATATCTGTGATGATGCCTACAAGCGAGAGGAGCTTATTGCTATGGAGATGAGCATCCTCAGCACCCTCAAGTTCGACATCAACATCCCCATCCCCTACCGCTTCCTGCGGCGCTTTGCCAAG TGTGCCCGTGCTACCATGGAGACGCTGACGCTGGCCCGCTTCCTCTGCGAGATGACCCTGCAGGAGTACGACTATGCCCGTGAGAGCCCCTCCaagctggctgccagctgcctgctgctggcccttACCATGAAGAACCTTGGGGGCTGG ACCCCTACACTGGAGTACTACAGTGGGTACAGTGCCCAGGACCTGCACCCCCTGGTGAAGAGGCTGAATTTCCTGCTCACATACCAGCCCCGTGACAAGCTCAACGCTGTGCGCAGCAAGTACTCACATAG GGTCTTCTTTGAGGTTGCCAAAGTCACCCCCATGGACATGCTCAAGCTCGAGGAGACACTCACTAGCTCCTAG
- the LOC135447816 gene encoding protein eva-1 homolog C-like isoform X2 yields the protein MCPPSAGTGRAQKRAIVPAQRQPRPPPSPGWCQRPVGHGGRAMARLLRPAVTAVLLCFAVRLEASPELSGYLRKVLRNHTAHTCDGEQLLIVCPRKTTISILGAFYGRRVPSTNLCPSPGNVSQESTECTSATAHLKLLAECQDQQWCQFSVHSQVFGPDPCPGTHKYLIASYKCRPGNHRVKTVCENDKLRLQCRPKSILAIYSASYGRFLRGKPECDILNTGEPHIECVAPDALRRVSKKCHRKGNCTVAADKATFGDPCLPGMKKQLRVSYTCVPKQLLEEVGPDTSDPFLLSDYIHGVPEKVALYFLCGVSGGLMLLLCIISPKTTFLQEVGEALKDPELGSSSELGRTKLQDEQDEDIPDDSSSDSSFRRLTRTYRATDSIFGPELTAAMEGAVEHQGHSGEEIWMPKESSPYAIHKIKSATK from the exons ATGTGCCCGCCGAGCGCCGGGACGGGCAGGGCACAGAAGCGAGCCATTGTCCCCGCGCAGCGCcagccccgcccgccgccgagCCCCGGCTGGTGCCAGCGGCCGGTGGGACACGGCGGCCGGgccatggccaggctgctccGGCCGGCAGTGACCGCCGTCCtcctctgctttgctgtgcGTCTGGAGGCCAGCCCGGAGCTCTCCG GGTACCTGCGCAAGGTGCTGAGGAACCACACTGCCCACACCtgtgatggagagcagctcctcatCGTCTGCCCTCGCAAAACCACCATCAGCATCCTCGGGGCCTTCTATGGGCGCCGAGTGCCCAGCACCaacctctgccccagccctggcaacgtctcccaggagagcaccgaGTGCACGTCTGCCACTGCCCACCTG AAGCTGCTGGCTGAGTGCCAGGACCAGCAGTGGTGCCAGTTCTCAGTGCACAGCCAGGTCTTTGGGCCAGACCCATGCCCTGGGACACACAAGTATCTCATCGCTTCCTACAAGTGCCGGCCAG GGAACCATCGGGTCAAGACCGTGTGTGAGAATGACAAGCTCAGGCTGCAGTGTCGaccaaaatccatcctggcCATTTATTCTGCAAGTTATGGACGATTCCTGCGGGGCAAACCAGAATGTGATATCTTGAACACTGGAGAACCCCATATAG AGTGTGTGGCTCCAGATGCTCTGCGCAGGGTCTCCAAGAAGTGCCACCGCAAGGGGAACTGCACTGTGGCTGCTGACAAGGCCACCTTTGGAGACCCGTGCCTCCCTGGCATGAAGAAGCAGCTGCGAGTCTCTTACACCTGTG tgcccaagcagctgctggaggaggtggGCCCTGACACCTCGGACCCTTTCCTGCTCTCGGACTACATACACG gtGTCCCAGAGAAAGTTGCCCTCTACTTTCTTTGTGGAGTCTCAGGAGGcctcatgctgctgctgtgcatcaTCAGCCCCAAAACAACCTTCCTCCAGGAGGTGGGGGAGGCTCTCAAagacccagagctgggcagcagctcagagctgggcaggaccAAGCTGCAGGATGAGCAGGATGAAGACATCCCTGATGACAGCTCCTCAGACTCCTCCTTCCGCCGCCTCACCCGCACCTACCGGGCCACCGACAGCATCTTCGGTCCCGAGCTGACAGCAGCGATGGAGGGAGCAGTGGAGCACCAGGGCCACAGTGGGGAGGAGATCTGGATGCCCAAGGAGTCGAGCCCATATGCCATACACAAGATCAAATCAGCCACCAAATAA
- the LOC135447816 gene encoding protein eva-1 homolog C-like isoform X1 yields the protein MCPPSAGTGRAQKRAIVPAQRQPRPPPSPGWCQRPVGHGGRAMARLLRPAVTAVLLCFAVRLEASPELSGYLRKVLRNHTAHTCDGEQLLIVCPRKTTISILGAFYGRRVPSTNLCPSPGNVSQESTECTSATAHLKLLAECQDQQWCQFSVHSQVFGPDPCPGTHKYLIASYKCRPGNHRVKTVCENDKLRLQCRPKSILAIYSASYGRFLRGKPECDILNTGEPHIECVAPDALRRVSKKCHRKGNCTVAADKATFGDPCLPGMKKQLRVSYTCVPKQLLEEVGPDTSDPFLLSDYIHGGWYKGPRFSRLQEDRMIFSSSLAAFAHLWGVPEKVALYFLCGVSGGLMLLLCIISPKTTFLQEVGEALKDPELGSSSELGRTKLQDEQDEDIPDDSSSDSSFRRLTRTYRATDSIFGPELTAAMEGAVEHQGHSGEEIWMPKESSPYAIHKIKSATK from the exons ATGTGCCCGCCGAGCGCCGGGACGGGCAGGGCACAGAAGCGAGCCATTGTCCCCGCGCAGCGCcagccccgcccgccgccgagCCCCGGCTGGTGCCAGCGGCCGGTGGGACACGGCGGCCGGgccatggccaggctgctccGGCCGGCAGTGACCGCCGTCCtcctctgctttgctgtgcGTCTGGAGGCCAGCCCGGAGCTCTCCG GGTACCTGCGCAAGGTGCTGAGGAACCACACTGCCCACACCtgtgatggagagcagctcctcatCGTCTGCCCTCGCAAAACCACCATCAGCATCCTCGGGGCCTTCTATGGGCGCCGAGTGCCCAGCACCaacctctgccccagccctggcaacgtctcccaggagagcaccgaGTGCACGTCTGCCACTGCCCACCTG AAGCTGCTGGCTGAGTGCCAGGACCAGCAGTGGTGCCAGTTCTCAGTGCACAGCCAGGTCTTTGGGCCAGACCCATGCCCTGGGACACACAAGTATCTCATCGCTTCCTACAAGTGCCGGCCAG GGAACCATCGGGTCAAGACCGTGTGTGAGAATGACAAGCTCAGGCTGCAGTGTCGaccaaaatccatcctggcCATTTATTCTGCAAGTTATGGACGATTCCTGCGGGGCAAACCAGAATGTGATATCTTGAACACTGGAGAACCCCATATAG AGTGTGTGGCTCCAGATGCTCTGCGCAGGGTCTCCAAGAAGTGCCACCGCAAGGGGAACTGCACTGTGGCTGCTGACAAGGCCACCTTTGGAGACCCGTGCCTCCCTGGCATGAAGAAGCAGCTGCGAGTCTCTTACACCTGTG tgcccaagcagctgctggaggaggtggGCCCTGACACCTCGGACCCTTTCCTGCTCTCGGACTACATACACG GTGGCTGGTACAAAGGGCCCAGGTTCTCCAGGCTCCAGGAAGACCGCATGATTTTTTCTAGCTCTCTGGCAGCTTTTGCTCACCTTTGGG gtGTCCCAGAGAAAGTTGCCCTCTACTTTCTTTGTGGAGTCTCAGGAGGcctcatgctgctgctgtgcatcaTCAGCCCCAAAACAACCTTCCTCCAGGAGGTGGGGGAGGCTCTCAAagacccagagctgggcagcagctcagagctgggcaggaccAAGCTGCAGGATGAGCAGGATGAAGACATCCCTGATGACAGCTCCTCAGACTCCTCCTTCCGCCGCCTCACCCGCACCTACCGGGCCACCGACAGCATCTTCGGTCCCGAGCTGACAGCAGCGATGGAGGGAGCAGTGGAGCACCAGGGCCACAGTGGGGAGGAGATCTGGATGCCCAAGGAGTCGAGCCCATATGCCATACACAAGATCAAATCAGCCACCAAATAA
- the CCNB3 gene encoding G2/mitotic-specific cyclin-B3 isoform X4, with protein MACSQRPRERMPLPRNAKMLSTKQSRAGKAGPAAENVNPEKPLLQEESCHAKRSSSSPQGGPKKRSAFGDITNARKNQVVAGKKESAKVAPPKAQRAHNTLGVAKNNEINLKKSTKKTPPPAPAEPKEDPAPEKSVQEPKPPEQRQVPAVEDIDKEQLGDPYANAEYAKEIFEYMREREEKFMLPDYMEKQTDISGDMRAILVDWMVEVQENFELNHETLYLAVKLVDHYLVEVVSMREKLQLIGSTAILIASKFEERCPPCVDDFLYICDDAYKREELIAMEMSILSTLKFDINIPIPYRFLRRFAKCARATMETLTLARFLCEMTLQEYDYARESPSKLAASCLLLALTMKNLGGWTPTLEYYSGYSAQDLHPLVKRLNFLLTYQPRDKLNAVRSKYSHRVFFEVAKVTPMDMLKLEETLTSS; from the exons ATGG CTTGCTCACAGAGACCAAGGGAAAGGATGCCATTGCCACGCAATGCCAAGATGCTGAGCACCAAGCAGTCCCGAGCAGGCAAGGCAGGGCCTGCTGCAGAGAACGTCAATCCTGAGAAG CCTCTACTGCAGGAGGAGAGCTGTCATGCCAAGCGGTCTTCATCCTCACCCCAGGGCGGGCCCAAGAAGAGATCAGCGTTTGGAGACATCACCAAT GCTCGCAAGAACCAGGTGGTGGCAGGGAAGAAGGAGTCTGCAAAGGTTGCTCCACCCAAGGCGCAGAGGGCACATAATACCTTAGGGGTGGCCAAGAACAACGAGATCAACCTAAAAAA gtCAACGAAGAAAACTcccccaccagctcctgcagagcccaaaGAAGATCCTGCGCCAGAGAAGTCTGTACAGGAACCGAAGCCCCCTGAGCAGAGG CAGGTGCCAGCAGTGGAGGACATTGacaaggagcagctgggtgaCCCCTACGCCAATGCAGAGTATGCCAAGGAGATCTTTGAATACATGCGGGAAAGAGAG GAAAAATTCATGCTTCCTGACTACATGGAGAAGCAGACAGACATCAGTGGGGACATGCGTGCTATCCTTGTGGACTGGATGGTGGAGGTGCAG GAGAACTTTGAGCTGAACCATGAGACACTGTACCTGGCTGTGAAGCTAGTAGACCACTACCTGGTGGAGGTGGTGAGCATGagagagaagctgcagctcaTCGGCTCCACTGCCATCCTCATTGCCTCCAAATTTGAG GAGCGGTGCCCACCGTGTGTGGATGACTTCCTCTATATCTGTGATGATGCCTACAAGCGAGAGGAGCTTATTGCTATGGAGATGAGCATCCTCAGCACCCTCAAGTTCGACATCAACATCCCCATCCCCTACCGCTTCCTGCGGCGCTTTGCCAAG TGTGCCCGTGCTACCATGGAGACGCTGACGCTGGCCCGCTTCCTCTGCGAGATGACCCTGCAGGAGTACGACTATGCCCGTGAGAGCCCCTCCaagctggctgccagctgcctgctgctggcccttACCATGAAGAACCTTGGGGGCTGG ACCCCTACACTGGAGTACTACAGTGGGTACAGTGCCCAGGACCTGCACCCCCTGGTGAAGAGGCTGAATTTCCTGCTCACATACCAGCCCCGTGACAAGCTCAACGCTGTGCGCAGCAAGTACTCACATAG GGTCTTCTTTGAGGTTGCCAAAGTCACCCCCATGGACATGCTCAAGCTCGAGGAGACACTCACTAGCTCCTAG
- the CCNB3 gene encoding G2/mitotic-specific cyclin-B3 isoform X3 yields MACSQRPRERMPLPRNAKMLSTKQSRAGKAGPAAENVNPEKEESCHAKRSSSSPQGGPKKRSAFGDITNARKNQVVAGKKESAKVAPPKAQRAHNTLGVAKNNEINLKKSTKKTPPPAPAEPKEDPAPEKSVQEPKPPEQRVPAVEDIDKEQLGDPYANAEYAKEIFEYMREREEKFMLPDYMEKQTDISGDMRAILVDWMVEVQENFELNHETLYLAVKLVDHYLVEVVSMREKLQLIGSTAILIASKFEERCPPCVDDFLYICDDAYKREELIAMEMSILSTLKFDINIPIPYRFLRRFAKCARATMETLTLARFLCEMTLQEYDYARESPSKLAASCLLLALTMKNLGGWTPTLEYYSGYSAQDLHPLVKRLNFLLTYQPRDKLNAVRSKYSHRVFFEVAKVTPMDMLKLEETLTSS; encoded by the exons ATGG CTTGCTCACAGAGACCAAGGGAAAGGATGCCATTGCCACGCAATGCCAAGATGCTGAGCACCAAGCAGTCCCGAGCAGGCAAGGCAGGGCCTGCTGCAGAGAACGTCAATCCTGAGAAG GAGGAGAGCTGTCATGCCAAGCGGTCTTCATCCTCACCCCAGGGCGGGCCCAAGAAGAGATCAGCGTTTGGAGACATCACCAAT GCTCGCAAGAACCAGGTGGTGGCAGGGAAGAAGGAGTCTGCAAAGGTTGCTCCACCCAAGGCGCAGAGGGCACATAATACCTTAGGGGTGGCCAAGAACAACGAGATCAACCTAAAAAA gtCAACGAAGAAAACTcccccaccagctcctgcagagcccaaaGAAGATCCTGCGCCAGAGAAGTCTGTACAGGAACCGAAGCCCCCTGAGCAGAGG GTGCCAGCAGTGGAGGACATTGacaaggagcagctgggtgaCCCCTACGCCAATGCAGAGTATGCCAAGGAGATCTTTGAATACATGCGGGAAAGAGAG GAAAAATTCATGCTTCCTGACTACATGGAGAAGCAGACAGACATCAGTGGGGACATGCGTGCTATCCTTGTGGACTGGATGGTGGAGGTGCAG GAGAACTTTGAGCTGAACCATGAGACACTGTACCTGGCTGTGAAGCTAGTAGACCACTACCTGGTGGAGGTGGTGAGCATGagagagaagctgcagctcaTCGGCTCCACTGCCATCCTCATTGCCTCCAAATTTGAG GAGCGGTGCCCACCGTGTGTGGATGACTTCCTCTATATCTGTGATGATGCCTACAAGCGAGAGGAGCTTATTGCTATGGAGATGAGCATCCTCAGCACCCTCAAGTTCGACATCAACATCCCCATCCCCTACCGCTTCCTGCGGCGCTTTGCCAAG TGTGCCCGTGCTACCATGGAGACGCTGACGCTGGCCCGCTTCCTCTGCGAGATGACCCTGCAGGAGTACGACTATGCCCGTGAGAGCCCCTCCaagctggctgccagctgcctgctgctggcccttACCATGAAGAACCTTGGGGGCTGG ACCCCTACACTGGAGTACTACAGTGGGTACAGTGCCCAGGACCTGCACCCCCTGGTGAAGAGGCTGAATTTCCTGCTCACATACCAGCCCCGTGACAAGCTCAACGCTGTGCGCAGCAAGTACTCACATAG GGTCTTCTTTGAGGTTGCCAAAGTCACCCCCATGGACATGCTCAAGCTCGAGGAGACACTCACTAGCTCCTAG
- the CCNB3 gene encoding G2/mitotic-specific cyclin-B3 isoform X2: MACSQRPRERMPLPRNAKMLSTKQSRAGKAGPAAENVNPEKEESCHAKRSSSSPQGGPKKRSAFGDITNARKNQVVAGKKESAKVAPPKAQRAHNTLGVAKNNEINLKKSTKKTPPPAPAEPKEDPAPEKSVQEPKPPEQRQVPAVEDIDKEQLGDPYANAEYAKEIFEYMREREEKFMLPDYMEKQTDISGDMRAILVDWMVEVQENFELNHETLYLAVKLVDHYLVEVVSMREKLQLIGSTAILIASKFEERCPPCVDDFLYICDDAYKREELIAMEMSILSTLKFDINIPIPYRFLRRFAKCARATMETLTLARFLCEMTLQEYDYARESPSKLAASCLLLALTMKNLGGWTPTLEYYSGYSAQDLHPLVKRLNFLLTYQPRDKLNAVRSKYSHRVFFEVAKVTPMDMLKLEETLTSS; the protein is encoded by the exons ATGG CTTGCTCACAGAGACCAAGGGAAAGGATGCCATTGCCACGCAATGCCAAGATGCTGAGCACCAAGCAGTCCCGAGCAGGCAAGGCAGGGCCTGCTGCAGAGAACGTCAATCCTGAGAAG GAGGAGAGCTGTCATGCCAAGCGGTCTTCATCCTCACCCCAGGGCGGGCCCAAGAAGAGATCAGCGTTTGGAGACATCACCAAT GCTCGCAAGAACCAGGTGGTGGCAGGGAAGAAGGAGTCTGCAAAGGTTGCTCCACCCAAGGCGCAGAGGGCACATAATACCTTAGGGGTGGCCAAGAACAACGAGATCAACCTAAAAAA gtCAACGAAGAAAACTcccccaccagctcctgcagagcccaaaGAAGATCCTGCGCCAGAGAAGTCTGTACAGGAACCGAAGCCCCCTGAGCAGAGG CAGGTGCCAGCAGTGGAGGACATTGacaaggagcagctgggtgaCCCCTACGCCAATGCAGAGTATGCCAAGGAGATCTTTGAATACATGCGGGAAAGAGAG GAAAAATTCATGCTTCCTGACTACATGGAGAAGCAGACAGACATCAGTGGGGACATGCGTGCTATCCTTGTGGACTGGATGGTGGAGGTGCAG GAGAACTTTGAGCTGAACCATGAGACACTGTACCTGGCTGTGAAGCTAGTAGACCACTACCTGGTGGAGGTGGTGAGCATGagagagaagctgcagctcaTCGGCTCCACTGCCATCCTCATTGCCTCCAAATTTGAG GAGCGGTGCCCACCGTGTGTGGATGACTTCCTCTATATCTGTGATGATGCCTACAAGCGAGAGGAGCTTATTGCTATGGAGATGAGCATCCTCAGCACCCTCAAGTTCGACATCAACATCCCCATCCCCTACCGCTTCCTGCGGCGCTTTGCCAAG TGTGCCCGTGCTACCATGGAGACGCTGACGCTGGCCCGCTTCCTCTGCGAGATGACCCTGCAGGAGTACGACTATGCCCGTGAGAGCCCCTCCaagctggctgccagctgcctgctgctggcccttACCATGAAGAACCTTGGGGGCTGG ACCCCTACACTGGAGTACTACAGTGGGTACAGTGCCCAGGACCTGCACCCCCTGGTGAAGAGGCTGAATTTCCTGCTCACATACCAGCCCCGTGACAAGCTCAACGCTGTGCGCAGCAAGTACTCACATAG GGTCTTCTTTGAGGTTGCCAAAGTCACCCCCATGGACATGCTCAAGCTCGAGGAGACACTCACTAGCTCCTAG